The Erigeron canadensis isolate Cc75 chromosome 1, C_canadensis_v1, whole genome shotgun sequence genome segment tgttttagatctcttagggttttgcccGTGGATCTTGTATGTGTTTTATGGTTTTGGCCGTAGTAggcataatgataatgattagggttttcccccttttatagcTGTTTTTTCGTGGAGAATGAGTCTCTCACGCGTTTTGTATCTTTGGTAACGATCtcctttatttaaggaagtgatatgatcgtatcttttcatgtttatcttcttttcccCAGGCTATGTGATACCCTGGGTGATCTTTTTAGCCTACCTAGGGTGAGGCTTTATCCTGGGTGACGGTGGATACACCATCAATATAACTTGGGAATCTGTACCCGTTCTTCACATTCCCGTCATCAAGAGTTTTAGTATCCTCCCCTTTATCCCATGTGAAAGAGATGGTTTTAACAAATTTCTACAATGTATTTCTTTATAACTAAAACAAACTACATCAACAAAACAAAGATTTACCTCCGTATTTTTAGAACCATTTCTTTTTAGACAAACTTCCATCCCAACACACGTTTTTCATCTCAatattaacaacaaataataaaaattgccAAACAAATTCGGTTacctcattttatatttttgctaTTTCTTCAAAcatattgattttaaaaagtatattaacTCAATCATCagtttaaaaacaaagataatGCAGTTGAAGGTATCTATATCATGGCCTGATAATAACATTTCCATTAACGGTTTATAACCTGATAATAACATGACCTATAGCCTGTGAGTATCCACTGGTCATGCTTTCGGTTTTCTCCGGAGATAAGTGAGTCACCTGAAACCCCAACATATCAAAGTGTTACACAGTTAAACATCTTTTTATCTAAATAAACAATAGTTTAGGCTGATATTGAAATTAGTGCCACTAACAGCTTAATGTATATGATCCATTATATGTTCTCTTGCAAAAGAAAGTTCTATATAAAGCTATTGAACAAATATTCAAGCAAAAACACAATCCTTTTTCATATTATAATATCCTAATCCTTTTATCTTTAAATGTGCTTCACAGTCAAAAaagctcatatatatatatatatatatatatatatatatatatatatatctggtCAGAACTGCATATAGATGAATACAACATAATTGCATCAAGAAGAAACATTTGAGAAGCTTTATCAGAGCCAAGTTTCTTACCAGCATCGATAAAAGGATTCTGATCAAGCTCACCCATAACTATTCAAGCAAAAGAACAATCCTTTTTCATATTATAATATCCTAATCCTTTTATCTTTAAATGTGCCTCACAGTCCAAAaagctcatatatatatatatatctggtCAGAACTGCATATAGATGAATACAACATAATTGCATCAAGAAGAAACATTTGAGAAGCTTTAACAGAGCCAAGTTTCTTACCAGCATCGATAAAAGGATTCTGATCAAGCTCACCCATAACCATATCACACAGTTTGTCTACATAAAACACACGTATATTTATCACAAATATTTCTATCACATATTTAATGTAAATCtgtttttagaaaatattaattcaaatattataaaaagattaaatatataatatattgatgAATAAATCATAACAGGATTGGAATTTTCTTTcaagcattttatcaaacatCTTTTGTGCACTACTCAACATCTACAAAAAAAACTTACTCATAAATCCTTTTTAGTTGCTTTTCTTCTTCAACCCAGTTGAACAAACCAACCACCATATTTATCATCtggaataaaaaaaaccaaccaTCACCGAACTGATATAGATTttgtacgtatatatatatatagtttaagaTGAACAAAAACCGATTTTGTTCGTATAAAGAGATACCTTGAAAATAGAGAAGTGTTTTTTGTCTAGACTCTAGATCGATATCAAAATCTTCATCGTGTTCCACTTCATCAAAAATCTCAAACCACAgacaacaaataaataaataaaaatgaactcTGAATCAATCATCAACAACATCACAAACATGCCACTTCGATTACAACACAACTAACTAATTGTTACACACAAAAATCAATCAGTAAACCACGCTATATCACCAGACATGTATATACTCTTAACATATAAACGCAAAGGGATTCCATTATCAGATAATATGGCAATATGAGATGATTATTCCGGAAGGGGGGTTGCATACTTGCATGGGTTACTTCATCCGTTAGGGTTCGACTGGCATGGCTTGATACTCGAGACAAATAGTTTTAACTATAGACACAAAGAAACAACATACTACACCAAGTTAAAAAATTCTTTCaattaatcaataaaatgaATCACCATACACTACAACACATGCACCATAAATGAAAGCCACTGCTCTCCTCTCCTCTCCTTACACTATGGTTACCAAAAATGGAGCGCAAGATATATATCAAGCCATTGCCAGGGGCTATATGGCACTACActacaaacatatattatatatattgttaatgatattatatatctGTATGTAATTACGAAAGCATGTCACACTTTCATTATAATTGGGCCTATGCATGTCTGGAACAAGTTGCTTAGAACAGGTTGGACTTCACGTGAGCTGTGCTCGCAACGCACCAACTCTACAAGCAGCGGGAATATCCTAGTCGCATACTTCCTAAAGCAATCTTTGTCTACTTCACTCAAAACCTTCAATGCTGACACAAGCAATGATGTCCGTGCCCCTAACTCTTCCTTCACTGCTGAATTCAACGGAAGGACCCAATGAACAGTAACTGGTTTCTGCTGTTCCAGTCTAGAACAGTTTaggtatatttttataacttcttcACATATTGAAAATAGCCGAACTTCAATACCCATCTCCTCTGATAAAGATGGGTCGCTTTTTAGTAAATGGTGCAATaggtttaatatattttgacaCGATTCATTTTCAAAATGTACTACAGGTGGGTCTGGAATCTCAAGGATGGAGCATGCTCTCTGCAGCTTAAGATGTAGACCTGTTTCTAAGCACAATTCATGAGCATGAGACACTGTCTGTGAAAATATTTCAAGCACAATCTTCACACTTGAGGCCTTTAACAACTGCTGGTGCGAATTGTACAGATCAGTTGTCACCTGTAATGTTTGTAACATGTGTGAGAGgctattataaataaatgtatccTAGCAAAAGGTCACAAGTACAACCCATTAACTCATATGTAGGTCGATTCAGGATAATTTTTTTCTACAGAGCCTTAAAGAATAAACACTTGAACCAAAGAGCCTTTGGCCTAGCGGTATTTGAGGTGACCCATCAACTAAGAGATTGTGGGTTCTAATCCCATGGTGGACATATTTTGAATACTAGTGGatgtgtcaatttttaaatACTGGTGGATGCGTCAAGTGTGGAATTCTTTCCTctctaaaagaaaaatataaagtataaacattCAAAATCAACTTATTAAAACCACTATCAATTTATTCAGACCATTCGAATAAAATCCATTTACTCTAAAGTTGCTTGTTTTGATAAATAACTGGTttaattaaggaaaaaaaaaaaaaaaaacatactgaAGGTCACCAACTTCCAAAAGCTTCTATATATCTGCAATGATTACACAGCCGAAGTTGATGAAGGTGGTGAACCTTTGATAAACTATTAGGTTTTTCCATCTGGAAACCAATTAACTTAAAAGTTTACCTTAAATAGAAAATTTGGACCTTTGCTAGTTTTTTCTGGTGTAAATTAAGTTGGTTATTATTCTTTGCAATTTGCCTTAACTGAAACAATATAAGAGTAATGATATATAGGCCTAAAATTTATAAGCCTAAACATGCCTAATCAACAACTCAACTACGGACATATGGATTTCAATATCTCTTTCCTTATCTTCACCTTCAATTTTGCCATGTTTCTTAATCTAGAGCAGAAAATAAGTTAGTTTTAGTCATAggattgacccaaataaaacataacacatCTTGAGCCGAAACTGAACTGTATAACCCACCCATTTTACGACCTCTAATTCTACAAGTGTATGTTTGCATTCACAGATCTATCAGCAAAAGTATTGCATTACTTAAGTGAAAGAGAGATGAAAGAACCTGCATGATAAGTAGTTGCGTAGATATATGGGTTTTCATTCGTGAAACAATATATCCTGCCGTCTGCAAGTTGTCATCCTCATAATCTTCGACTGTACCATTGCTACTGGTCAATGTAGTGTCTCCTCCATCATCGTCATAGGAATGAGCAACATCAGGCATGTTAATCTCAATCCTATCCATAATTCTTATAAGTTTTAGGAAACCTGGCAACATTGAAGCTGATGTTTCTTTCAAAGAAAGGAAGATGGATGCCCACTCATCTTCACTGAACATGCCTCCCAAATCACCCACCAAACGCATTAATCCAGATACTCCAGTAGTAGCAAAGCCTTGACCTGGATTTCTCAACAATCCTGCTAAAAGTGATGTCACTGTCCCTAAATGAGACCTCATAACACCAAAGAAATTGACAAATAAATCTATTAAACAACGAGTTGCCACAGATGTTGTTTCAGAATCCCAGGTACTTGGTGGAGACTGATCGTTACTCTCTTTCCATTTCATGTCACTAACATTTTTGAAGATGGGAAAAATTACTGAATTGATAACAGTAATCCAAAATGAGCGAGAAAAAAGATGACCATGGTCCTTCAATATGTTGAAAAGCACTTCCAAAGCACTCTTTCTTATAGCTAATCTAGGATCAGATGTCAACAAAGATAGACCTGAAACACCAAAGTGACATATTAATAAGATTAAGTCCAGAAACAAGAGGTTACTTTTTGATTATAATGACATGCAAGCAGGTAAGTTCAGCATACCATGACATGTTTCTTTTTAAGTTGATGCTTACTGTTAATGAATTATTACAGCGACTAGACTGGTACAGATAAAGGTATAATTTAAAATATGGGCGGGTTAGGTAGCAGGTCAAGAAGGTTTAACTTTTGGCACGCTGTGAAAATGGGACACATCAAGTAGAGTTGGCCCAAAAGACTGCTGTCCAaactccttttctttttaaaataactagTGTTATATCCAGCCGTTGGCCGGGGATAACAACCGAACTTAGACTTGAATGCGGGTAAATAATTCTAACATGTCAACCGTTACCATTAGACAAAAAAACACATCGTTAAACAATAGACCTTTAATCTTAAAACATGAAACTTTTATGGCGAAACATAAACTTGCGATGTTCTTGGAAGATAAATATAAGAAGCTAAAAACTTTGattgtgaaaattaaaatagactAAAGTTGTATCACATGAATcgttaaacataaaactttaatggTAAACATAAAAAGCCTTAAAAAGATTTAGTGGTTAAAGTGAGAAGGACTAAAATATTACCACCCTAATTaaagggaaaaataaaaaacccaagAAGTTAAAGTAACATCTACACAACACGCTAACTTAAacactaaaattgaaaaaaaaaaaagaaaaacctaaACAGGTAGGCAGCTGAGACAGCTACCTGCTAGCTAACTTCACTGTTCACAcgaaaaaagtttaaataggTTGTAACTAGTGAGTCATgtatgatttaaatattttatattatctcAATTATAATATACTTTAGATAAATAGAATGAAATCTGAGGTTTGACTATGGCTTTTAACCTGTTTAACCCATCCGACCGTATTACTATGAGCTATTTTCTACCGATTTAGATTAAGGTAAAACCCGAATCGAGCAATGCATAAGCAAATGGGGTTGCAACTGCCACCATTACATAAAAGGAAAACAGTAGAGTATTAGGATTACCAGTCAGCAAAGGAATCCAATAGGATGCATTCTCATCTTTGTCCATTGAAGTTTGTAACTCAGCGGCAGCAGCAGCAGGTTCCTTCACAGATATTGTACTGGAATCATTCTCAGCAGTAGCGGCATTAGCATTTTCTGTATTGCAAATAAGACCTCCTTCTGCAAGTTTGACAGCACAGAAGCGTAGAAAAGCAATGGCGTTAAGGCTTACGTCACTGTTAAATCTGCTGTTAGTGAAGGTAATGAGGCATCTGACACAATCGGTAAAAGTTGCAGTCTCTGTCTCcgttatatatggaaaatattcGCGTACTATTTTCTCCATGGTCTCAAATGCCAACAACACAACGTTCTTCCTTTCATTAGCAGCGGCAGCTGTTAATGCCTGTCAAGATATATAACGTGTAAATGAACAATGTCTGGTACAGAAACTGCTTAACATATTGCACAAATTACCACTTGTCGGTAGTTTTTGTAAAAAAGTTTAGAAGAATGGTCAGCTGATGATAGCTTACTTATTAACTTCATGTACTGGTTTAAAATGCGTACGATCTTACGCAAAGAACAGATTTAAGAACAGCTATAAGCTGGCATGTCATTTGTGGTCTATAACTCTATATAATGTCCTCCAGTACCTTAAAATACATCACTGAAGGCATCCTGTAGGTCCTATAAGGAATTCCATTATTATAAGTCGTCCATGGAGAAACTATTTTCTCAAAGCTTGAATAAATAATATCGCCGTATCTGAACACTATGGTATATTACCTAACTTCCTTAACATAAATGTACAATTTGGAGCAGGCTGAACACTTAAATCAATTATGTCTTAATATATGTATCAAATataagttacaacttacaatcCAGTTAAAATTTGAGAGTATATGCCATGTTTATATCAGAACACCAGCTTAGATATAGTAAGGGATGTATAAAAGCATACCATGAAAACGCTTTTCCACCCAGACTTAACATTATTCACCCGACTGAGGATCATTTGTGAGAGGCAGCGAACTATTAATTCCCTGATCTCCACAGAGTTACTCTTCTGCATGACAATTACGAAGGGTCtcaaaaattcattttgaaAGTTGTAGTTTGCCAGCTCTTCTCGCTCGAGGAATTTCATAGACAGTTGACGCAACGAATCCATGACAAAGATGGCAACTGAGAGGTTTTCTGACAAGCCAACTGACACAAAGAAATCTGAAAGGACACTCCATATGCGAGACCACACTAATCTGATACGGTTCATGTTGTAGTGCCTGAAGAAAATTCAAATAATAAGGTGTGAAAATCTTAATGTTAAAACTTATGCATAAACATATTCATCACTTTATCAGGACATAGTAGCAACAGCTGGCACGAATTCTAGAAAAGGAAtatgagaaaaataatattattttcttgGAGATAGAAGGATAGGATCTTACGCAACTTCAACTATTTTCGTCAGGCTGAACACCCTTGGGTCTGTGGGGGACTGTAATTCTGACATTGAAACTTTACAAAGGGCTTTCACAAAAGCGACTATTGCTTCGCTGTCTAATCTTTGACTATGAGCAAAGATGTGGTTAAGCTCAAAATTTCCTATCTGTTCAAGCAGGTTCAAATTTGAAATGAAGTTGTTAATTTGATCTGGGCTCACCAATCCTGAGGTATTAGCTCCCAGAGAAGTGCTATCATACGAACTGCCTCGAACAACAGCCATTACAACTGGATTCTGTAGGGTTCCCTTCTTTTTCAATGTCGTAAAACTGGACCTCAGTGATTTATCTTCGGTTTCACTATTTGATCCACTTAAAAAGGATGCATCAGATGGAGCACCCTCTCCCAATAGTTGCAAATGCTCAAATCGAGATAAACAAGTCAAGATGTGTTCCCAGGCATCTTGAAGATAGTTTCCATCTTCTATGGCAATTGCTATTATTGTCTACCAATAAAACTTCCAAATGtgagtctatatatatatatgccataaaagtgtaaacttaGGCACAATAATCATTACGAAGACACTGAGATAACTGATCTAGGTTTGGTAATAGGAGATAAAGGGTGACTACCTTGACAGCATCAACATTTTTTTGCTTCATATCTGCTGCGCAATGTAGGTATGTAAACTTTGCGACAGTAGTGACAAATGCATCTCTCTGTGTCTGCATGCCCATGACTGCAGTAACATGCACAGCATGCCTAAAGCCCTGTAAGCAATGATTAGTGGCTTCTTTATCATTGCTCTGGTCTAAAGTTACACTGAAGGCAGCAAGCATTGGGCCCCAGCAGACTTCCACCATAAACCTTAATATTGCTGCATCTGCAACAGCATAGTAGGTAGACCTGCAACAAAACACGGTTggatttcattatatattacttCAATGAAGCCATCAGGGATAACAAGACAGCCATAAAAGGTACATTTACATAGCTTCTAGATATAGGGAtgtgtagaaaataaaaaccTAAAGTACATGTTCATTGTTGAATATGGACATAGCTTCTAGATACAAGGATGTCTAGAAAATCAAACCTTAAGTACATGTTCACCGTTGAATATGGACATAGCTTCTAGATATAGGAATGTCTAGAAAATCAAACCTAAAGTACATGCTTTTCTAGATATAGCAGTGAACATGGAACTGCAGGTAAAAATATATTAGTACAGAACATGTCATAATCCGACACCTTTCCCTCCTTCTACAAGAGGGGGCGAGGGTGGATATGGTTTAAACTTTTTATCACCAATCACCGGTTCTACCGTCAGACCAAAATCCCAGCAAACTCTATATAGAGGACAAAGGACAATTGTAAATTATAACTGAAAACCATTTAGCAAGTAGTTTATATTACTCTGATTTTCCCGATTTCGACTTGAACTGCTCTTGAATGTGCCTTATAAGGGCTCCATTCGCACCCAGCGGTTTTTCCTCGGTCTGCTTCCAAACAAGATTAAGTATACCATCCAAGCCCAGTAATCTATTGACACTGTTTGTTTGCTTGCTCTGTGGTGCTGAAGTGTCGGCTTTCATCTTGATTTCATTCTTCGCAATTTGATCATACAGAGCGCCCAAATATTCTTCTGGTAAGTCCTTTCCATCATCAATCCCACGATTGTTCCGGATAAAGTCAGTTTTGCTCATCTAAATATGAAACAGCATCAGTCAGACAAGATCCACATAACCATTTTATGGATGTAATGAATAATGTCAACCATATCAGCCTAAATGACTGGAAAGAGCTTCTAGAAGTTCAGTTCCAAAAGAGAGTCAAATCTTCTATAAAGATCGACATGTTTTGATAAAGGAAAGAGAGACATGGCCTATGTCTGCAGCAGTTCACGAATACTCGAATTTTGTCAAAATGGTCTACTTTGTTTCACCCTAAATGAAATACCAGAATATCATCCTTTTCTATCGTATCTCTCTTATCGTAATTTCAAAATTTAGTAAAGCAATTTACTAAGATAAAACTTGCACATTCCATGTATGCTTTAAAACAAGTACAAGAAACTGCAGCTTTGAAACGAAAAACATCATTTGGTCCCCATATTATATCTAACTGGATATCTTACGCAACACTACTACAAGGGTTGGCTTTTGAACCAGATACATGAATATatgtgtgcgtgtgtgtgttgaccatcaaaaaaaaaatgcaatttgGTAATCTTACCTTGTCTTTCACCATGCTGTTATGAGCATCGGTATTCAGCATTATAACGGAATAGGCAAGAACGTACGCTGTATCAGCACTAGTAAACGAATTAGGATTGCACTTACAATAGCGCTCTGCAAATTTCTCCATGATACGGTCAATCTTCTGTGCCTCGCCGGGTAATCTGAAACCCCTTAGAAAATATCTAATAGCCTCACCAAAGTCCATTCCATCAAAAATAAAGGCATCCACATAAGCATGCATAACTTTTAATGAGAAGTCTTCCCTTTCACCCAGATAGTCACCAATCACAGTCTCATTAAGACCAGTAGTGTTCTTCAAAAATAATGCAACTGCTTCAGGAGTTCCATCAATCTTTTTGTGACTTATTAGAAAGTCAATACCCTTCGAAGGTTTTCTGTTGAACAGGGAAATACCTTTCTGCAACAACAAGGTAAAACTTTTAGTGCATAAATTAACAATTTGAATCAATATAAACATCATATATGCAGAATAGTAGGATATTTTAAACACTGCTCAAAGATATGACATGATGGAAAGGTTAAAGGCATTTTGTGTTAGGTactttttttgttcatttggGTCACTTTACTCTATACattatctctactacattataaagcatttactccctccattttttcaacttaaagtagttgaaaacccaaaaatacCCAtgtcacttattcataatacccTTAACTACCCCTCATAtttctctctctcctcaaatctcaaccactcatttttctttctcctccataaatcattttatttctctaattcattcaaaatctttaatctcaaaaatcgtacatcgacaaattataaaaattatatgggtgtgcTTAAAAtttcacactctatgaccttcacctcctatgacatatcacactatatgacctatcacctcctatgacatatcacactatatgacctatcatccccaccatctcaccgccgcgggtactttctctcgttaAATGGTAACTGGATAGCTGAACTTGttgaatcacttggatcatTGTACGctttataaatatcaaaaacgGTGACTGAACTGTATTAACAATTACGTAAGTTTATACGCAAATATCACATATTTTGACAATGTAAGAGTACAATGACGCTAAGAAGAATAAAAGTACATGATACAAAATGCACATTATTGAAAGGTATGCTAGAGTCTGATTGTTTAACCCCATCATAGAAAAAGTTATCCTGGTAGCATTTGATAGAAACTAAACATGacaatttgtatgtatttttatacCTGGAGTTCCAACTTATAAGCTCGACGTTGCTCTAGAGTAGCAGTCGAATGGTCAGAATTCGCTTCTTGGTGCAACTCAAAATCAGGGAGACTGATTTCATCTCCTCCGAGACTTGTGTTGCTCTCAATGACACTATCATTATCAGATGTATTGCGTAGACCAAATTCACCTATCCTAAACTGTTGGTCCATCCAAACTCCCATAGACTTGATGATTATAACCAAGCACTTAACTGATTCAAGCCGAAATGTTAGATCATGTACTGGAGACAAGGTGGTAGTAGAACCAGGAGGTGGTCCTTGAGCAGTTTTCAGAAGACCATTCACAGTCCTGCAAATGTCTGACGGAATTAACAAGGTTTAAATACAATTTATTAAATCACAGTTTCAGCATAATAATAGAAAGataaaacaaattgttaaaaaaaaaacacatgttcAAAGCAATGAGGATGTGTGGGCTCTTATGTTTTCTATAATCTTTTACTTTTAACGCTTTGGCTTCATATGATACTACAATTCACTACATTTATTAGAAAACTTTCAATGCGCAAGTAAAATGTCTcaagtatatttttttcaagTAAAAGTAATACAAGTATTTGGTTGGCATGCACCTAGTGGCTTGGCTTTCGGACCCTTATCACCTTAAGCGCCTAATGCCTTTTGAAATCAAGGTATCAGCAATATCGAGAATTTACTGACCGTCTAGAATGCATTGTCATCCTTGATCAACACCAAACTTAAGATAGACATATTGTTTCTTGCAACCAAAACCACAAAGGAACCTAAATAAAATTTAAGTGGCTCTTTACCTTTCAAATATGTTTGGAGAATCAACATCACAATCATAGTTGACAAAAATGTCAATCATAATCTGTGAATCCTGAGATATTTTATCCAATAGATTCAGGATTGTCATCTTCTGTATGAAACTAGGTTGAAGGACATTTTCAAGCACACGGAGGATGAGCATAGGGAAAAATATCCCGATTTCTGACTTCAATACGGATCTGTACTTTGTTAATAAGCTCTGAAATATAGAACAGAGCAGCTGAAATATTGACATGACTGACAATGCACTGTTCTTTAGTAGAGACAAGCAAAGAAACTGTTTGATCACATTTAAGAACCTGCAAAATAAGATATCAAATGTAGCAAACATTAAAAAGACCTTCCATTATTTTACTTTGGGAAGGAATAAACCACTTATCCCACATGATGTggcaaatcaaaataaatagaGATTGCATTCCAGATAAACAATGTAATAATCATCATAACAGAATATTACGTCTGAATACTTGATTTGTTAATTGAAAGCTTAAACACCATCTCCACACATCAATTGTCTTGTACATCAAAAGTTTGGCTGAAAGCTTTGTGGCATCCATAATAAGTGGGCTTTAGAAAATTAGGGGCTCAAACTTTACATAACAAAGATGAAAGCATATTTCGCCCACTCAAATGGAAAATAAAACCTACTAAACCACTTAACTGAAAGTTAATCCGTTAAATTGGTTGACTAGAAGCCTTTGTAAAAGATACAGCTAGGTTTCGAGGGTGTTTGGGTTTTAAAATTACTTGAAAGCAATGAGACAAGCCTTAGCCAATATATTAAAGAACTCAGCTATGTAATAAATAAGAAAGCAGTGTTATCTACTTAGCTTACAGCTGGCCATCAAAGAGAAACTCTAAACacaaattaatttttgaaatgATATACATCCCTCACTTTCAGTCCAAGCAACTCTGAACTACTGAAGTTGAATGTCTCTTAGTATGCTAACATCTTTGAAACAACTGCTCAACTTTGAAGTAGTAAAACTTAAATACTGAACTCAGAAAAGAATTCTACGAACATAATGAGCTCACACATGAAGAACTTAGAGCAGAGACAAGGAGATGATAGTCTGAACTTGGAAGTATTTCAATACTCAAATTTTAATGTTCTTGCCACACAAGACCCCCTCTACCATTAACTTCAAGATTGACCGCTCATTCAAGAATATATTTATCCTTTCATTATCCCTAGTTATGACCTAAAATCGGATGTTACcttatatacaacaaaaacatGCTTTCTTAAAATGCGGCACTTTATGCAA includes the following:
- the LOC122600965 gene encoding brefeldin A-inhibited guanine nucleotide-exchange protein 1-like — encoded protein: MTTTPPGLGGQSRCGWLLGPSLDKMIKNAAWRKHSHIVSAAKSALDILQTLTDDPTSSSTPLFGVGSLSDAESLFLPLILAIDSNSPKVVEPALDCCYRLFSLRLIRCEIDPQSQSQSHLLVFRLIDSICKCSGVGEEGVELAVLKTLLSAVRSTTVLIRAECLNQIVKTCYNVYLGGVNGTNQICAKAVLAQMMAIVFARVEADTLLATFNTVSVTELLEFNDRNLNEGSSIHFAQNLINEVVFTNAVELDSPKPTSPVKQNENEKGGSDLSPDAGESGDKDDLSSYSKIRDDGVMVFKNLCKLSMKFSSQDQSDDQILLRGKMLSLELLKVIMDNAGPIWRTNDRFLNVIKQFLCLSLLKNSALSVMSIFQLLCSIFQSLLTKYRSVLKSEIGIFFPMLILRVLENVLQPSFIQKMTILNLLDKISQDSQIMIDIFVNYDCDVDSPNIFERTVNGLLKTAQGPPPGSTTTLSPVHDLTFRLESVKCLVIIIKSMGVWMDQQFRIGEFGLRNTSDNDSVIESNTSLGGDEISLPDFELHQEANSDHSTATLEQRRAYKLELQKGISLFNRKPSKGIDFLISHKKIDGTPEAVALFLKNTTGLNETVIGDYLGEREDFSLKVMHAYVDAFIFDGMDFGEAIRYFLRGFRLPGEAQKIDRIMEKFAERYCKCNPNSFTSADTAYVLAYSVIMLNTDAHNSMVKDKMSKTDFIRNNRGIDDGKDLPEEYLGALYDQIAKNEIKMKADTSAPQSKQTNSVNRLLGLDGILNLVWKQTEEKPLGANGALIRHIQEQFKSKSGKSESTYYAVADAAILRFMVEVCWGPMLAAFSVTLDQSNDKEATNHCLQGFRHAVHVTAVMGMQTQRDAFVTTVAKFTYLHCAADMKQKNVDAVKTIIAIAIEDGNYLQDAWEHILTCLSRFEHLQLLGEGAPSDASFLSGSNSETEDKSLRSSFTTLKKKGTLQNPVVMAVVRGSSYDSTSLGANTSGLVSPDQINNFISNLNLLEQIGNFELNHIFAHSQRLDSEAIVAFVKALCKVSMSELQSPTDPRVFSLTKIVEVAHYNMNRIRLVWSRIWSVLSDFFVSVGLSENLSVAIFVMDSLRQLSMKFLEREELANYNFQNEFLRPFVIVMQKSNSVEIRELIVRCLSQMILSRVNNVKSGWKSVFMALTAAAANERKNVVLLAFETMEKIVREYFPYITETETATFTDCVRCLITFTNSRFNSDVSLNAIAFLRFCAVKLAEGGLICNTENANAATAENDSSTISVKEPAAAAAELQTSMDKDENASYWIPLLTGLSLLTSDPRLAIRKSALEVLFNILKDHGHLFSRSFWITVINSVIFPIFKNVSDMKWKESNDQSPPSTWDSETTSVATRCLIDLFVNFFGVMRSHLGTVTSLLAGLLRNPGQGFATTGVSGLMRLVGDLGGMFSEDEWASIFLSLKETSASMLPGFLKLIRIMDRIEINMPDVAHSYDDDGGDTTLTSSNGTVEDYEDDNLQTAGYIVSRMKTHISTQLLIMQVTTDLYNSHQQLLKASSVKIVLEIFSQTVSHAHELCLETGLHLKLQRACSILEIPDPPVVHFENESCQNILNLLHHLLKSDPSLSEEMGIEVRLFSICEEVIKIYLNCSRLEQQKPVTVHWVLPLNSAVKEELGARTSLLVSALKVLSEVDKDCFRKYATRIFPLLVELVRCEHSSREVQPVLSNLFQTCIGPIIMKV